In Acinetobacter piscicola, a single window of DNA contains:
- the putA gene encoding trifunctional transcriptional regulator/proline dehydrogenase/L-glutamate gamma-semialdehyde dehydrogenase, translating into MNMMEITSPMDSAPLNPNYITEFKEKTQLETAINTAWRRPEPECVENLLDHTQISEEMSQKIYDIAFNLAHSLRERRNSSGKAGIVQGLLQEFSLSSQEGIALMCLAEALLRIPDTATRDLLIRDKINQGDWKEHLGQSNLMFVNAAAWGLMLTGKLMETPKQKSLSSILTSLLARTGKGIIRKAVDVAMRMMGEQFVTGETIEEALDHAKVLEDKGFRYSYDMLGEAALTEHDADRYFDDYTQAIHAIGKASEGKDVYTGAGISIKLSALHPRYQRGQIERVHNELYPRILNLALLAKKYDIGLNIDAEEADRLELSLELLERLCFEPALNDWKGIGFVIQAYQKRCFYVVDYIIDLAKRSQKRLMIRLVKGAYWDSEIKKAQIDGMRDYPVFTRKVHTDLSYIACAKKLLAAPQQIYPQFATHNAQTLATIYQLADPSKYYLGQYEFQCLHGMGEPLYEQVVGNIQDNKLGVPCRIYAPVGNHETLLAYLVRRLLENGANTSFVNRIADKNIEIADLIEDPIHEIAENAQHDGIVGMKHPAIALPKDLLQPIRKNSFGLDLSNDSELAQLNSTAQKIATYQWHSHSLVANLDPLTLLELPKIEIRNPADHQDLVGTVIEANLTHVNLALDNAQAACDSWNNTDRNQRAEYLFKAADLMEARLQELMLLLCRESGKTYSNGIAEVREAVDFLRYYAAQMQNISKHTTLQALGTVLCISPWNFPLAIFTGQVAAALVAGNTVIAKPAEQTPLIAAQAIQILWEAGIPENVVQLLPGRGETVGALLSQDDRIQGIMFTGSTEVAKILQKTVAQRLSPTGQPIPLIAETGGQNAMIVDSSALTEQVVLDVVNSAFDSAGQRCSALRVLCVQEDNAEVLIKMLKGAMQQLNLGNPIFLKTDIGPVIDLEARQNIEKHIEMMRSKAYPIHQLVYAETSLKSHQGTFITPTMIELPNLNDLKREVFGPVLHIIRYKYGELKQLIKQINDKGYGLTMGLHTRIDETIQTTIAHAEVGNLYINRNIVGAVVGVQPFGGEGLSGTGPKAGGPLYLYKLMQKCDLSAQPFGIVKALNQTEINPIYNALQIWTKQHITDFKLNHYANITGLYALPGPTGESNQYSILPRAKIFVTAQHEHAYLQQLAAVFAVGSHAVMSNQNAVGLQLLQKLPQDIRHHITLIDDIASAEFDAVLHHGDVKGLADLQHLISQRSGAIIAISHLNHVNDLVPLDRLVIERAISINTAAAGGNASLMTLES; encoded by the coding sequence ATGAACATGATGGAAATCACTTCGCCTATGGATTCTGCACCTTTAAACCCAAACTACATTACTGAATTTAAAGAAAAAACCCAGCTTGAAACAGCAATCAATACGGCATGGCGTCGCCCTGAACCTGAGTGTGTGGAAAATTTATTAGACCATACTCAGATCTCAGAAGAAATGAGCCAAAAAATTTATGATATTGCATTTAATTTGGCACATAGTTTGAGAGAACGTCGTAATTCTTCAGGCAAAGCAGGCATCGTACAAGGGCTATTACAAGAGTTTTCGTTGTCTTCGCAAGAAGGTATTGCGCTGATGTGTTTAGCAGAAGCATTGCTACGTATTCCTGATACTGCCACCCGTGACTTATTGATTCGTGACAAGATTAACCAAGGGGATTGGAAAGAACATTTAGGGCAAAGTAATTTAATGTTTGTCAATGCCGCAGCATGGGGACTGATGTTGACGGGCAAACTGATGGAAACCCCGAAACAAAAAAGTTTATCCAGTATTCTAACTTCGCTTTTAGCACGTACAGGTAAAGGTATTATTCGTAAGGCTGTTGATGTCGCCATGCGTATGATGGGTGAACAATTTGTTACAGGTGAAACCATCGAAGAAGCGTTGGATCATGCCAAAGTGCTTGAAGATAAAGGTTTTCGTTATTCTTATGACATGTTAGGTGAGGCTGCACTGACTGAGCATGATGCAGATCGTTATTTTGATGATTATACGCAAGCCATCCATGCGATCGGCAAAGCATCTGAAGGCAAAGATGTCTATACAGGTGCAGGTATTTCCATCAAATTGTCAGCATTGCATCCGCGTTATCAGCGTGGGCAAATCGAACGTGTACACAATGAACTCTACCCGCGTATTTTAAATCTTGCACTTTTAGCTAAAAAATATGACATCGGTTTAAATATTGATGCTGAAGAAGCGGACCGTTTAGAGTTGTCCTTAGAGCTATTAGAACGCCTATGTTTTGAACCTGCACTCAATGATTGGAAAGGCATTGGTTTTGTGATCCAAGCCTATCAAAAACGTTGCTTCTACGTGGTCGATTATATTATTGATCTTGCTAAACGTAGCCAAAAACGTCTCATGATTCGCTTAGTCAAAGGTGCCTATTGGGACAGTGAAATTAAAAAAGCACAAATTGATGGTATGCGTGATTATCCTGTCTTTACGCGTAAAGTACATACAGACCTGTCCTATATCGCCTGTGCTAAAAAATTATTGGCTGCGCCTCAACAAATTTATCCGCAATTCGCAACACACAATGCTCAAACTTTAGCCACAATTTATCAATTGGCTGATCCAAGCAAATATTATCTAGGTCAATATGAATTTCAATGCCTGCATGGCATGGGTGAGCCATTATACGAACAAGTGGTTGGAAATATTCAAGACAATAAACTTGGCGTGCCTTGTCGTATCTATGCGCCTGTCGGTAATCATGAAACGCTATTGGCATATTTAGTACGCCGTTTATTGGAAAATGGAGCGAATACCTCTTTTGTAAATCGTATTGCCGATAAAAATATCGAAATCGCAGATTTGATTGAAGATCCTATACACGAAATTGCTGAAAATGCACAACACGATGGCATCGTCGGTATGAAGCACCCTGCCATTGCCTTACCAAAAGATCTATTACAACCCATACGCAAAAACTCATTTGGCTTAGATCTGAGCAATGACAGCGAATTGGCGCAGCTCAATAGTACAGCGCAAAAAATCGCAACGTACCAATGGCATAGCCATAGTTTGGTTGCAAATCTCGACCCGTTAACTTTGCTTGAGTTACCCAAAATTGAAATTCGTAATCCTGCTGACCATCAAGACCTTGTCGGTACGGTGATAGAAGCAAATTTAACACACGTTAACCTTGCTTTGGACAATGCACAAGCTGCCTGTGACAGTTGGAACAATACGGATCGAAATCAACGTGCAGAATATTTATTTAAAGCTGCTGACTTGATGGAAGCTCGCTTACAAGAATTGATGCTGCTGCTATGCCGTGAAAGTGGTAAAACTTATAGCAATGGCATTGCAGAAGTCCGTGAAGCTGTAGATTTCCTCCGCTATTATGCTGCACAAATGCAAAATATTTCAAAACATACCACATTACAAGCACTAGGTACCGTGCTGTGTATCAGTCCTTGGAATTTTCCATTGGCAATTTTTACAGGGCAAGTTGCCGCAGCCTTAGTTGCAGGAAATACCGTCATTGCCAAACCTGCGGAACAAACGCCATTGATTGCCGCACAAGCCATTCAAATTTTATGGGAAGCAGGCATTCCAGAAAATGTCGTGCAATTACTGCCAGGGCGTGGCGAAACCGTTGGCGCTCTGTTATCCCAAGATGATCGTATTCAAGGCATTATGTTTACAGGTTCAACTGAAGTTGCCAAAATTTTACAAAAAACCGTCGCACAACGACTAAGCCCCACAGGTCAACCGATTCCGCTCATTGCAGAAACGGGCGGACAAAATGCTATGATTGTGGATTCTTCCGCACTCACCGAGCAAGTGGTTTTAGATGTTGTAAATTCAGCATTTGACAGTGCGGGACAACGCTGTTCTGCGCTACGTGTACTTTGTGTGCAAGAAGACAATGCCGAAGTCTTAATAAAAATGCTTAAAGGTGCCATGCAACAACTCAACCTAGGCAATCCCATTTTCCTTAAAACCGATATTGGTCCTGTAATTGATCTTGAAGCACGGCAAAATATTGAAAAACATATTGAAATGATGCGCAGTAAAGCATATCCAATTCATCAATTGGTATATGCAGAAACGAGTTTAAAAAGCCATCAAGGTACTTTTATCACGCCGACAATGATTGAATTGCCTAATTTGAATGACTTAAAACGTGAAGTGTTTGGCCCTGTCCTGCATATTATTCGTTATAAATATGGTGAATTAAAACAATTAATCAAGCAAATCAATGATAAAGGCTATGGTTTAACCATGGGTTTACACACACGAATTGATGAAACTATTCAAACGACCATTGCACATGCTGAAGTTGGAAATTTATATATTAACCGTAACATTGTCGGTGCAGTGGTTGGCGTACAACCTTTTGGTGGTGAGGGTTTATCAGGTACAGGACCTAAAGCAGGTGGGCCTCTTTACCTTTATAAATTAATGCAAAAGTGTGATTTATCAGCACAACCTTTCGGTATTGTTAAAGCTTTAAATCAAACAGAAATTAATCCAATTTATAATGCTTTACAGATTTGGACGAAACAACATATTACTGATTTTAAATTAAATCATTATGCCAATATCACAGGTTTATATGCATTGCCTGGTCCAACAGGTGAATCCAACCAGTATTCTATTTTGCCTAGAGCTAAAATATTTGTTACAGCACAACATGAACATGCCTATTTACAACAACTTGCTGCAGTTTTTGCAGTAGGAAGCCATGCTGTGATGTCGAATCAGAATGCCGTTGGCTTACAACTCTTGCAAAAACTCCCGCAAGACATCCGCCACCACATTACGCTCATCGATGATATCGCTAGCGCAGAGTTTGATGCGGTATTACACCATGGCGATGTCAAGGGCTTAGCTGATTTACAACACCTCATCAGTCAACGCTCAGGTGCAATTATTGCCATTTCACATTTAAACCATGTGAATGATCTTGTTCCTTTAGATCGTCTTGTAATTGAACGTGCAATCAGCATTAATACTGCTGCCGCAGGTGGCAATGCCAGCTTGATGACTTTAGAAAGTTAA
- a CDS encoding Lrp/AsnC ligand binding domain-containing protein → MDSGFLSLDRIDIKILDILQKEGRISNTKLAEEVNLSATAALARVQKLTAEGYILGYEAKLNPVLLGANFVVFVEILLDKTTPNALDAFSDAVVQYPEIMACHMISGGFDFLVKIRCANMDEFRRISGSVLWQLPGVKETRSYPVMEVIKDSAQLHLNLKPRIKK, encoded by the coding sequence ATGGACAGTGGATTTTTAAGCCTAGACCGCATAGATATCAAGATTTTAGATATTTTGCAAAAAGAGGGGCGGATTTCAAATACCAAACTTGCAGAAGAAGTCAATTTATCAGCCACTGCCGCTTTGGCACGTGTGCAAAAACTGACGGCAGAAGGCTATATTTTAGGGTATGAAGCCAAGCTCAATCCTGTGTTATTGGGGGCAAATTTTGTGGTTTTTGTGGAAATATTATTGGATAAAACCACACCAAATGCTTTAGATGCATTTTCTGATGCAGTGGTGCAATATCCTGAAATTATGGCATGTCACATGATTAGTGGTGGCTTTGATTTTTTAGTCAAAATTCGTTGTGCCAACATGGATGAATTTCGCCGTATTTCAGGCAGTGTATTGTGGCAATTGCCGGGGGTAAAGGAAACGCGCAGCTATCCTGTCATGGAAGTCATTAAAGACAGCGCACAGTTACATTTAAACTTGAAGCCACGCATTAAAAAATAA
- the putP gene encoding sodium/proline symporter PutP produces the protein MSFLNPTVITFMLYIIAMVAIGLYAYKSTSDFSDYILGGRSLGSVVTALSAGASDMSGWLLMGLPGAIYLIGLSKAWVAIGLIIGAWLNWLLVAGRLRVHTEVQNNSLTLPDYFTSRFDDKKKVLRAISALVILIFFAIYCASGMVAGARLFESIFGLNYSTALWISAIATISYVCIGGFLAISWTDTFQAGLMIFALLITPIMAYLAIGDVSQFASLLETARPHASNLFSGLSAVAIISSCAWGLGYFGQPHILVRFMAADSVRTIPNARRIGMTWMILCLGGAIAVGYIGIAFFQAHPNLASAVTQNHETIFIELTKILFNPWIAGVILAAILAAVMSTLSCQLLVCSSTLTEDLYKGFVRKNASQNELVWVGRLMVLAISVLAIILAFKPDSKVLGLVEYAWAGFGAAFGPLIILSLFWKRMTLNGAITGVIVGAVTVIAWEMTLKQSTGLYEIVPGFLLSFLSIVIVSLLGKAPSKQVVERFEQADHIYKQEMQNLNQK, from the coding sequence ATGAGTTTTCTTAATCCAACCGTAATAACATTTATGTTATACATCATCGCAATGGTCGCCATTGGACTGTATGCTTACAAATCAACCTCAGATTTTTCTGATTATATTTTAGGAGGTCGTAGTTTAGGCAGTGTGGTCACCGCACTTTCAGCAGGTGCATCAGACATGAGTGGTTGGCTGTTAATGGGCTTACCTGGGGCAATTTATTTAATTGGTTTATCAAAAGCTTGGGTTGCGATTGGCTTGATTATTGGGGCATGGCTCAATTGGCTATTGGTGGCAGGACGTTTACGGGTACATACCGAAGTACAAAACAATTCGCTCACCCTTCCCGATTATTTTACCAGTCGATTTGATGATAAAAAGAAAGTATTGCGTGCAATTTCTGCCCTGGTCATTTTAATCTTTTTTGCAATCTATTGTGCGTCAGGCATGGTGGCAGGTGCACGATTATTTGAGAGTATTTTTGGTTTAAATTACAGCACAGCACTTTGGATCAGTGCGATTGCAACCATCAGTTATGTGTGTATCGGTGGCTTTCTTGCAATCAGTTGGACAGATACGTTCCAAGCAGGTTTAATGATTTTTGCCCTACTGATCACCCCCATCATGGCATATTTAGCAATCGGTGATGTTTCTCAGTTTGCGTCTTTGTTGGAAACAGCACGCCCACATGCTTCAAATTTATTTTCAGGTTTAAGTGCTGTGGCGATTATTTCTTCTTGTGCGTGGGGCTTAGGCTATTTCGGACAGCCTCATATTTTGGTGCGCTTCATGGCAGCAGATTCAGTACGTACCATCCCCAATGCACGTCGTATCGGCATGACTTGGATGATTTTGTGTTTAGGTGGCGCAATTGCTGTGGGTTATATTGGTATTGCTTTTTTTCAAGCTCATCCCAATCTTGCGAGCGCTGTGACTCAAAATCATGAAACCATTTTTATTGAATTAACTAAAATTTTATTCAATCCATGGATTGCAGGTGTGATCTTAGCTGCAATTTTAGCTGCGGTAATGAGTACCTTAAGTTGTCAACTTTTGGTCTGTTCAAGTACGCTCACTGAAGATTTATACAAAGGCTTTGTCCGTAAAAATGCCTCACAAAATGAATTGGTTTGGGTCGGCCGTCTCATGGTTTTAGCCATTTCAGTCTTGGCAATTATTCTCGCATTTAAACCAGACAGTAAGGTTTTGGGCTTGGTAGAATATGCTTGGGCAGGCTTTGGTGCAGCGTTCGGTCCTCTCATTATTTTGTCGCTATTTTGGAAACGAATGACATTGAATGGCGCAATTACGGGGGTCATTGTTGGGGCTGTTACCGTCATCGCATGGGAAATGACCTTAAAGCAAAGTACGGGTTTATATGAAATTGTGCCCGGATTCTTGCTATCATTTTTAAGTATTGTGATTGTAAGTTTATTGGGCAAAGCACCTTCAAAACAGGTTGTCGAGCGTTTTGAACAAGCGGATCATATTTACAAACAAGAAATGCAAAATTTAAATCAAAAATAA
- a CDS encoding riboflavin synthase subunit alpha, whose translation MYTGIVLGTEKIHRIEKHQGYTTIFVENHQKFLDDVFIGASVAIDGTCLTVTGMNEEKTLVSFDISDLTLSLTTLGHLKENSLVNVERSFKVGMENGGHNIYGHIEGMAQIKNIVENGKTLHLDIEIPNEKIKYFFLKGFIGLHGCSLTVNNVNKTQNQISVDLIPETIRLTNFSDLKVGDLLNFEIDQTTRTLVDTLESIHARN comes from the coding sequence ATGTATACAGGTATCGTACTAGGCACTGAAAAAATTCATCGCATCGAAAAACATCAAGGCTATACCACCATCTTTGTGGAAAACCATCAAAAATTTTTAGATGATGTGTTTATCGGTGCCAGTGTTGCGATTGATGGAACATGCTTGACCGTTACGGGGATGAATGAAGAAAAAACCTTAGTCAGTTTTGATATTTCGGATTTAACCTTATCCCTTACTACACTAGGTCATTTAAAAGAAAATAGTTTGGTCAATGTCGAGCGTTCTTTTAAAGTCGGTATGGAAAATGGTGGACATAATATTTATGGACATATCGAAGGAATGGCGCAGATTAAAAATATCGTTGAAAATGGTAAAACACTGCATTTAGATATTGAAATTCCAAATGAAAAAATCAAATATTTCTTTTTAAAAGGGTTTATTGGCTTACATGGTTGCAGCTTGACCGTGAACAATGTCAATAAAACACAAAATCAAATTTCAGTCGATCTTATTCCTGAAACCATCCGCTTAACCAATTTTTCAGACTTAAAAGTTGGTGATCTGCTTAATTTTGAAATTGATCAGACCACACGTACATTGGTAGATACTTTAGAAAGTATTCATGCAAGAAACTAA
- a CDS encoding long-chain-fatty-acid--CoA ligase encodes MQGNMMFQPLLISNLIEHAARYHGDTAIISKNTDGTITTTDWTHVAENSKRFANALTSLGAKHADRIATIAWNNHRHLESWYAISGSGMVCHTINPRLFPEQLIFIINDAQDKVVLFDKTFLPLINAVKAHTPSVEHFICLSAFDQDVATVLPDVKFYDALIAEHSAEFEWPMFDENTASSLCYTSGTTGNPKGALYSHRSTILHTYAICLPDSLNLSANNVMLPVVPMFHVNAWGTPYAAAMVGCTFVLPGPGLDGASLVQMIDDYNVTVALGVPTIWQGLLAAAKQSGSKLASLKHNVVGGSACPPAMMKAFRDLYDCETIHAWGMTEMSPLGTSNQLKAKHKKLSAEDQLTVRLSQGRPPFGVDLRITDEEKGTQEVARDGHTTGNLQVKGHWIIESYYGKSENALTTDGWFDTGDIASINEDGYLLLSDRAKDLIKSGGEWISSVELENIAMSHPEIAMAAVIAATHPKWDERPVVIAIKQQGTNVTEDDLLNYYADKIAKWQIPDKVVFVDAIPLTGTGKMLKKDLREKYGSVLLES; translated from the coding sequence ATGCAAGGAAATATGATGTTTCAGCCGCTTTTGATTAGTAATTTAATCGAACATGCTGCTCGTTATCATGGCGATACCGCAATTATTTCTAAAAATACCGATGGCACAATAACCACAACAGACTGGACACATGTTGCTGAGAATTCAAAACGTTTTGCCAATGCCTTAACCAGTTTAGGTGCCAAACATGCCGATCGTATTGCCACCATCGCATGGAACAATCACCGTCATTTAGAATCTTGGTATGCAATTTCAGGCAGTGGTATGGTTTGTCATACGATTAACCCTCGTTTATTTCCAGAACAATTGATTTTTATTATTAATGACGCACAAGACAAAGTCGTACTCTTTGATAAAACATTCCTCCCATTAATCAATGCCGTAAAAGCACATACTCCAAGTGTGGAACATTTTATTTGTTTAAGTGCTTTTGACCAAGATGTTGCAACGGTACTCCCTGATGTGAAGTTTTATGATGCACTGATCGCAGAACATTCAGCAGAGTTTGAATGGCCTATGTTTGATGAAAATACCGCGAGTTCACTCTGCTACACCTCAGGAACAACAGGCAATCCGAAAGGTGCTTTATATAGTCATCGTTCCACAATTTTGCATACTTATGCCATTTGTTTACCTGACTCATTAAATCTTTCTGCCAATAATGTCATGTTGCCTGTCGTCCCAATGTTCCATGTAAATGCTTGGGGTACACCTTATGCTGCAGCAATGGTCGGTTGTACTTTTGTATTGCCAGGTCCTGGGTTAGATGGTGCCAGTTTAGTCCAAATGATTGATGACTATAATGTGACCGTTGCACTTGGCGTGCCGACAATTTGGCAAGGCTTATTGGCAGCAGCCAAACAAAGTGGCAGTAAACTTGCGAGTTTAAAACACAATGTTGTCGGTGGTTCCGCTTGTCCACCTGCGATGATGAAAGCATTCCGTGACTTATATGACTGTGAAACCATTCATGCTTGGGGAATGACTGAAATGAGTCCATTGGGTACAAGTAATCAACTCAAAGCCAAACATAAAAAATTGTCTGCTGAAGATCAACTCACTGTTCGCCTTTCGCAAGGTCGCCCACCTTTTGGCGTCGACTTACGCATTACGGATGAAGAAAAAGGAACACAAGAAGTTGCTCGTGATGGTCACACTACAGGTAACCTACAAGTTAAAGGGCATTGGATTATCGAATCGTATTATGGTAAATCTGAAAATGCGTTAACTACTGATGGCTGGTTTGATACAGGTGACATCGCATCGATCAATGAAGATGGTTATCTACTCCTAAGTGATCGTGCCAAAGATTTAATTAAATCAGGCGGTGAGTGGATTTCCTCTGTTGAACTAGAAAATATAGCCATGAGCCATCCTGAAATTGCGATGGCTGCCGTCATCGCCGCGACACATCCAAAATGGGATGAACGTCCTGTAGTGATTGCGATCAAACAGCAAGGCACCAACGTCACTGAAGATGATCTCTTAAATTATTATGCAGATAAAATTGCAAAATGGCAGATTCCAGACAAAGTAGTCTTTGTAGATGCTATTCCTTTAACAGGTACAGGTAAAATGTTGAAAAAAGACCTTCGTGAAAAATATGGTTCTGTATTACTCGAAAGTTAA
- the bioB gene encoding biotin synthase BioB, which yields MPLVRNDWTREEIQTLYEQPFLDLVFKAQQIHRNHFEANTIQVSTLLSIKTGKCPEDCKYCSQSAHYDSKLEAEKRIAVDKVISEAKEALASGSSRFCMGAAWRNPHERDMPYVLEMVREVKALGLETCMTLGMLNQSQAERLHEAGLDYYNHNLDTSREYYSHIITTRTFDDRLNTLDHVRNAGMKVCSGGIVGLGENRNDRIGLLQELATLPTHPESVPINMLVPIDGTPLAEVEKLDVTEWIRTIAVARIIMPHSYIRLSAGREALSDSDQALAFMAGANSLFSGEKLLTTPNAGEGKDKQLFNKLGLIAEKAKPTAAELSVDAMAV from the coding sequence ATGCCTTTAGTACGAAATGATTGGACACGTGAAGAAATCCAAACCTTATATGAACAACCATTTTTAGATTTAGTGTTTAAAGCACAGCAGATTCATCGCAATCATTTTGAAGCGAATACTATCCAAGTCAGCACTCTACTTTCAATTAAAACAGGAAAATGTCCTGAAGACTGTAAATATTGCTCGCAATCAGCGCATTATGATTCAAAACTAGAAGCTGAAAAGCGCATTGCTGTCGACAAAGTGATCAGTGAAGCTAAAGAAGCATTAGCATCGGGTTCATCTCGTTTTTGTATGGGGGCTGCTTGGCGTAATCCACATGAGCGTGATATGCCTTATGTTCTTGAAATGGTGCGTGAAGTCAAAGCACTTGGACTAGAAACGTGTATGACTTTGGGAATGTTAAATCAGTCTCAAGCAGAACGTTTGCATGAAGCTGGATTAGATTATTACAACCATAACCTTGATACATCACGTGAATACTATTCTCATATCATCACCACGCGTACTTTCGATGATCGTTTAAATACTTTAGATCATGTACGTAATGCAGGTATGAAAGTGTGTAGCGGTGGAATTGTTGGTTTAGGTGAAAATCGTAATGACCGTATTGGTTTATTGCAAGAACTTGCAACCTTACCCACTCATCCTGAATCTGTCCCAATCAATATGCTAGTTCCGATTGATGGTACACCTTTAGCAGAAGTTGAAAAACTCGATGTTACGGAATGGATTCGCACCATTGCGGTTGCACGTATCATCATGCCACATAGCTATATTCGCCTTTCAGCAGGACGCGAAGCATTGAGTGATTCTGATCAAGCGTTGGCATTTATGGCAGGTGCAAACTCATTGTTTAGTGGTGAAAAGTTACTGACTACACCCAATGCAGGTGAAGGCAAGGACAAACAATTATTCAATAAGTTAGGATTAATTGCAGAAAAAGCTAAACCAACAGCTGCCGAACTTTCGGTTGACGCGATGGCCGTTTAA
- the queG gene encoding tRNA epoxyqueuosine(34) reductase QueG, whose product MSASSSSTHIALQQIDPEQLKSWIKEQALQLGFADCVIAKPDAQAELVRFKEYLKRGYHGDMKFLEENLEKRADPTLLVPNTKSIICVRMNYLVETPKPRYVPDEPNSAIIARYARGRDYHKVMRGRLKTLANKIKEKVGDFESRPFADSAPVFEKSLAENAGMGWTGKHTLLIHKKSGSFFVLGELFTSLELPFDQPTTKHCGSCTACIDICPTQAIVEPYMLDARKCIAYLTIEYKGIIPEELRRGIGNRVFGCDDCQLICPWNSFAKKTPIEDFYPRHGLDNASLLDLWHWDEATFLNCTEGSPIRRTGYQSFMRNIAIGLGNAPFSTEILRALQHHRSHHDEIVQVHIDWAIAEQQRKSK is encoded by the coding sequence ATGTCGGCTTCTTCATCTTCAACACACATCGCCTTACAACAGATTGATCCTGAGCAACTCAAAAGTTGGATCAAGGAGCAAGCCTTGCAACTTGGCTTTGCTGATTGTGTCATTGCCAAACCAGATGCTCAAGCAGAATTAGTACGTTTTAAGGAATATTTAAAACGTGGTTATCATGGTGATATGAAGTTTTTAGAAGAAAATTTAGAAAAACGTGCTGACCCGACTTTATTAGTGCCAAACACCAAAAGCATTATTTGTGTGCGGATGAACTATTTAGTAGAAACACCCAAGCCGCGCTATGTGCCCGACGAACCCAATTCAGCAATCATTGCGCGTTATGCTCGTGGACGAGATTATCATAAGGTCATGCGTGGGCGTCTCAAAACTTTAGCCAATAAAATTAAAGAAAAAGTTGGCGATTTTGAATCTCGCCCTTTTGCAGATTCCGCACCTGTATTTGAAAAATCTTTGGCTGAAAATGCAGGTATGGGATGGACAGGTAAACACACTCTACTCATTCATAAAAAATCAGGTTCATTTTTTGTTCTCGGTGAGTTATTTACTTCCCTAGAACTACCTTTTGATCAGCCGACAACAAAGCACTGTGGCTCATGTACAGCGTGTATTGATATTTGTCCCACTCAGGCGATTGTTGAACCCTATATGTTAGATGCGCGCAAATGTATTGCTTATTTAACGATTGAATATAAAGGTATTATTCCAGAGGAATTAAGACGTGGTATTGGTAATCGTGTGTTTGGTTGTGATGATTGTCAGCTCATTTGCCCTTGGAATAGTTTTGCCAAGAAAACCCCTATTGAAGATTTTTATCCAAGACATGGTTTAGACAATGCTTCACTTTTAGATCTCTGGCACTGGGATGAAGCGACTTTCTTAAACTGCACGGAAGGCAGCCCCATTCGCCGTACAGGTTACCAAAGCTTTATGCGAAATATTGCAATTGGTTTAGGAAATGCACCCTTTTCAACTGAAATTTTACGGGCTTTGCAACATCATCGCTCACATCATGATGAGATTGTGCAAGTTCATATTGACTGGGCTATCGCAGAGCAGCAGCGTAAATCAAAATAA